The Pseudomonas extremaustralis genome contains a region encoding:
- the crp gene encoding cAMP-activated global transcriptional regulator CRP: MVALTPTPKIKNLDKLLMHCQRRRHPAKHNIICAGERSETLFFIIKGSVTILIEDEDGREMIIAYLNTGDFFGELGLFEQAGKEQERSAWVRTKIECEVAEISYAKFRELAQQDPDILYALSGQIAQRLRDTTRKVGDLAFFDVTGRVARCLLELCKQPDAMTHPDGMQIKVTRQEIGRIVGCSREMVGRVLKDLEERNLVNVKGKTMVVFGTR, translated from the coding sequence ATGGTTGCGCTGACTCCCACACCCAAGATCAAGAATCTCGACAAATTGTTGATGCACTGCCAGCGCCGGCGTCATCCGGCCAAGCACAACATCATCTGTGCCGGCGAGCGCTCCGAGACACTGTTCTTCATTATCAAAGGCTCGGTCACCATCCTGATCGAGGATGAAGACGGCCGTGAAATGATCATTGCCTACCTGAACACCGGCGATTTCTTTGGGGAACTGGGTCTGTTTGAACAAGCCGGCAAGGAGCAGGAGCGCAGCGCCTGGGTCCGCACCAAGATCGAGTGCGAGGTAGCCGAGATCAGTTATGCAAAATTCCGCGAATTGGCCCAGCAGGATCCCGATATCCTTTATGCCTTGAGCGGCCAGATTGCCCAGCGCCTGCGCGACACCACGCGCAAGGTCGGCGATCTGGCATTCTTTGACGTCACCGGCCGCGTGGCCCGCTGCCTGCTGGAATTGTGCAAACAACCCGATGCCATGACCCACCCCGACGGCATGCAAATCAAGGTCACACGCCAGGAGATCGGGCGCATTGTCGGCTGTTCGAGGGAGATGGTCGGCCGCGTGCTCAAAGACCTGGAA
- a CDS encoding OsmC family protein, with protein MKARIQWAGEAMFLGESGSGHVVVMDGPPEAGGRNLGVRPMEMLLLGVGGCSNFDVVSILKKSRQAVESCEAFLEAERATEDPKVFTKIHMHFVVKGRALKEAQVKRAIELSAEKYCSASIMLGAAGVAITHDYEIIELG; from the coding sequence ATGAAGGCACGCATCCAATGGGCGGGCGAAGCCATGTTCCTCGGTGAGTCGGGCAGTGGTCATGTGGTGGTCATGGACGGCCCGCCGGAAGCCGGTGGTCGTAACCTGGGCGTACGTCCGATGGAAATGCTCCTGCTCGGTGTCGGTGGTTGCAGCAATTTCGACGTGGTCAGCATCCTCAAGAAGTCCCGCCAGGCCGTGGAAAGCTGTGAAGCCTTCCTGGAAGCCGAGCGGGCCACTGAAGATCCCAAGGTGTTTACCAAGATCCACATGCATTTCGTGGTGAAAGGGCGGGCACTGAAGGAGGCGCAGGTCAAGCGGGCCATCGAATTGTCGGCCGAAAAGTACTGCTCGGCGTCGATCATGCTGGGCGCGGCCGGTGTGGCCATCACCCATGATTACGAAATCATCGAGCTGGGTTGA
- a CDS encoding IS110 family RNA-guided transposase, translating into MKKHTTINQSLSADVSTCMNVAVDLAKKVFQVAGEDALGQVIFEDRIKSREAFQAFLQKLPASVTVLVETGPGAQAWARLLQAQGNPVRILPAQHVANHRSGPKNDRNDALAILRAGRDCTISAVPVKSAAAMAMQALHRARQGYIRRRTAVGNQMRGLLLEQGVSMAQGETAISQRVPRILEDATQPLPDLLRELIAELLGEWDQLGERVNVLTGRLETAAKQNETAKRLMTVRGVGPIIATALLAKQTEPERFANARQFAAYFGLVPSQHSSGEKIRLGKMSKQGDAYLRSLAIQGAHAVLRQVRPDSEQPDDQRLQRWISRLGRKEAAVRLANRNLRILWRLLQNDQTYRRQPGNSQEATMSH; encoded by the coding sequence ATGAAAAAGCATACGACGATCAACCAGTCTTTGTCAGCCGATGTATCTACCTGCATGAACGTTGCGGTAGATCTTGCCAAAAAGGTCTTTCAGGTGGCCGGTGAGGATGCGCTCGGACAGGTGATATTCGAGGATCGGATCAAGTCACGTGAAGCCTTCCAGGCCTTTCTTCAGAAGCTTCCAGCAAGCGTGACGGTGCTGGTGGAAACCGGGCCAGGCGCTCAAGCATGGGCGCGGTTGCTGCAAGCGCAGGGCAATCCCGTGCGCATCCTGCCCGCTCAGCATGTTGCCAATCATCGCAGCGGCCCGAAAAACGATCGCAATGATGCATTGGCGATCCTGCGTGCAGGCCGCGATTGCACGATATCAGCGGTACCGGTCAAGAGCGCAGCGGCGATGGCGATGCAAGCACTGCACCGGGCCCGGCAGGGATACATTCGGCGACGTACGGCGGTCGGTAATCAGATGCGTGGCTTGTTGCTGGAGCAAGGGGTCTCTATGGCGCAGGGCGAAACAGCCATCAGCCAACGTGTCCCTCGAATACTGGAAGATGCTACTCAGCCATTACCCGATTTGCTGCGTGAACTGATCGCCGAGCTGCTAGGAGAATGGGATCAATTGGGCGAGCGCGTGAACGTGTTGACTGGTCGGCTCGAAACAGCGGCCAAGCAGAACGAGACCGCCAAGCGGCTGATGACGGTACGCGGAGTGGGGCCGATCATTGCCACAGCGCTACTGGCCAAGCAAACCGAGCCTGAACGCTTCGCCAATGCTCGACAGTTCGCCGCCTACTTCGGGTTGGTACCCAGCCAACACAGTAGTGGCGAGAAGATCCGGTTGGGCAAGATGAGCAAACAGGGTGATGCTTACTTGCGCAGCTTGGCGATCCAAGGTGCCCACGCAGTTCTAAGACAGGTACGACCGGATTCAGAGCAGCCGGACGACCAGCGTCTACAGCGCTGGATATCCCGCCTGGGACGCAAGGAGGCGGCGGTGCGTTTGGCCAACCGCAACCTGCGCATCCTCTGGCGGCTCCTTCAAAATGACCAGACTTATCGTCGCCAACCAGGCAATAGCCAGGAGGCTACGATGAGTCACTGA
- the coq7 gene encoding 2-polyprenyl-3-methyl-6-methoxy-1,4-benzoquinone monooxygenase, which yields MTTQRHYSPIDRLLLQADTAMRTLLPFSGQPYRPSPAIVQPDAQMSETDTRHVAGLMRINHTGEVCAQALYQGQALTAKLPQVRAAMEHAAEEEIDHLAWCEQRIRQLGSHPSVLNPLFYGLSFGIGAAAGLISDKVSLGFVAATENQVCKHLDEHLEQLPAGDEKSRAILEQMRIDEEHHAESALDAGGFRFPAPVRFGMSLLAKVMTKSTYRI from the coding sequence ATGACTACCCAACGTCACTACTCGCCGATTGACCGTCTGTTGCTGCAAGCCGATACAGCCATGCGCACACTGCTTCCCTTCAGCGGCCAGCCCTATCGTCCATCGCCCGCCATCGTGCAGCCCGACGCACAGATGAGCGAGACCGATACCCGCCACGTCGCCGGCCTCATGCGCATCAACCATACCGGCGAAGTCTGCGCCCAGGCGCTGTATCAAGGCCAGGCCCTGACGGCCAAGTTGCCTCAGGTGCGCGCAGCAATGGAGCATGCAGCCGAGGAAGAAATCGACCACCTCGCGTGGTGCGAGCAACGCATCCGCCAACTGGGCAGCCACCCAAGCGTGCTGAACCCGTTGTTTTATGGTTTGTCGTTTGGTATCGGTGCTGCTGCCGGCCTGATCAGCGATAAGGTCAGCCTCGGTTTTGTCGCGGCCACCGAAAATCAGGTCTGCAAGCACCTCGATGAGCACTTGGAGCAACTGCCAGCCGGAGACGAAAAGTCCCGCGCAATTCTTGAGCAGATGCGTATCGACGAAGAACACCACGCAGAAAGTGCCTTGGATGCCGGCGGTTTCCGCTTTCCGGCACCGGTGAGGTTTGGCATGAGCCTGCTGGCCAAAGTCATGACCAAAAGCACCTACCGCATCTGA
- a CDS encoding histidine triad nucleotide-binding protein, whose amino-acid sequence MDTLFTKIINREIPAKIIYEDDQVLAFHDIAPQAPVHFLVIPKKPIRTLNDLTEDDKTLAGHILFTAQRLALELGCEKGFRVVMNCNEEGGQTVYHIHMHVLGQRQMNWPPG is encoded by the coding sequence TTGGATACTCTGTTCACCAAGATCATCAACAGAGAAATACCCGCGAAGATCATCTATGAAGATGACCAGGTTCTCGCCTTCCACGATATCGCCCCACAAGCGCCGGTACATTTTCTGGTTATCCCGAAAAAACCGATCCGCACCCTGAATGATCTGACCGAGGACGACAAAACCTTGGCTGGGCATATCCTGTTCACCGCTCAGCGCCTGGCCCTGGAACTGGGCTGCGAGAAGGGCTTCCGCGTAGTGATGAACTGCAACGAAGAGGGTGGCCAGACCGTTTACCACATCCATATGCATGTGCTGGGTCAGCGCCAGATGAACTGGCCGCCGGGCTGA
- a CDS encoding SDR family NAD(P)-dependent oxidoreductase yields the protein MTRYALITGASSGIGLALAEALARRGRSLILVARQRDQLESIAIELTQRFGVEVLFRACDLGEPLRLSGFLLELEEGERQIDLLVNCAGIGTSGPFLAQDWMTEQDLIEVNILALTRMCHALGNAMALHGGGQILNVASVAAFQPGPWMSSYYASKAYVLHFSEGLREELKTCGIKVSVLCPGPTRTAFYGTAQMDTAKLERTDKLMSPEEVALYTVRALERNKAIIIPGRRNRWIAFSPRLSPRWLTRKIAGAINKAYCPR from the coding sequence ATGACCCGTTACGCTCTGATCACCGGCGCCTCCAGCGGCATCGGCCTGGCCCTGGCCGAAGCCCTGGCCCGACGCGGCCGCAGCTTGATTCTGGTGGCCCGCCAGCGTGATCAGTTGGAAAGCATTGCAATTGAATTGACTCAACGCTTCGGCGTCGAGGTGCTGTTTCGGGCCTGCGATCTGGGGGAGCCGCTACGCTTGTCCGGGTTCCTGCTGGAGCTTGAAGAAGGCGAACGGCAGATCGACTTGCTGGTCAATTGCGCCGGCATTGGCACCAGTGGGCCTTTCCTGGCACAGGACTGGATGACCGAGCAGGACCTGATCGAAGTCAACATCCTCGCCCTCACCCGTATGTGCCATGCCCTGGGCAATGCCATGGCGTTGCATGGCGGCGGGCAAATCCTCAACGTCGCGTCGGTCGCGGCGTTCCAGCCCGGTCCGTGGATGAGCAGCTACTACGCCAGCAAGGCCTATGTGCTGCATTTCTCCGAAGGCCTGCGCGAAGAGTTGAAAACCTGTGGCATCAAGGTCTCGGTGCTCTGCCCCGGCCCGACACGCACTGCCTTCTATGGCACCGCGCAGATGGACACCGCCAAGCTCGAGCGCACTGACAAACTGATGAGCCCGGAAGAAGTGGCGCTCTACACGGTACGCGCCCTGGAACGGAACAAAGCCATCATTATTCCTGGTCGACGCAACCGCTGGATCGCCTTCAGCCCGCGCTTGAGCCCACGCTGGCTGACCCGCAAGATTGCCGGCGCCATCAATAAGGCCTATTGCCCGCGCTGA
- a CDS encoding DUF805 domain-containing protein, whose protein sequence is MSDNRFKIVFDGALLPGVESTTAKLNLAELFKSEVEAIEKLFTGRTVALKRDLSRPDAETYLTALKNAGVDARIEPEQPVTFSLAETHETDAGDSGFSRTGASPYAPPRAPVGDDLPEYSTLNVFTIDGRIGRLRYLAWTLVLTVAMLVASGIIATASFAVATASPTAGVILGSLLGFALFVAMVWVSVQIGVQRLHDLGWSGWLYLLNLVPLVNSIFPLLLLVLPGNAGANQYGAPPPRNSTAVKVLASLWLAFIPLMLIIVMTLGMNGYLNQLEANVDSSYESSSLNADQDVDQSVIVEEEDAQSADDAAEPVDSPEQ, encoded by the coding sequence ATGAGCGACAACCGTTTCAAGATTGTGTTTGATGGAGCCTTGCTCCCGGGCGTCGAAAGCACCACGGCGAAACTGAACCTGGCCGAGCTGTTCAAAAGTGAAGTCGAAGCCATCGAGAAGCTCTTTACGGGCCGCACGGTAGCCCTGAAGCGCGACTTGTCCCGTCCCGATGCCGAAACCTACCTCACCGCACTGAAAAACGCCGGGGTCGATGCTCGTATCGAACCAGAACAACCCGTGACCTTCAGCCTTGCCGAAACCCACGAGACCGACGCCGGTGATTCTGGATTCTCCCGCACGGGTGCCTCGCCCTATGCGCCGCCACGCGCGCCTGTAGGTGACGACCTGCCTGAGTATTCCACGCTCAATGTGTTCACCATCGACGGGCGCATCGGGCGCTTGCGGTACCTGGCATGGACACTTGTATTGACCGTCGCAATGCTCGTTGCCTCAGGCATTATCGCCACCGCAAGCTTTGCGGTAGCGACCGCTTCGCCGACGGCAGGTGTCATTCTGGGTTCACTGCTGGGCTTTGCATTGTTCGTCGCGATGGTCTGGGTCAGCGTGCAAATCGGTGTACAACGCCTGCACGACCTGGGCTGGTCGGGCTGGCTGTACCTGCTGAACCTGGTGCCGCTGGTGAACAGCATTTTCCCACTGCTGCTGCTGGTGTTGCCCGGTAACGCCGGCGCCAACCAGTACGGCGCACCACCACCACGCAACTCCACCGCGGTGAAGGTCCTGGCGTCCCTGTGGCTGGCGTTTATCCCATTGATGCTCATCATTGTGATGACCTTGGGCATGAACGGCTACCTGAACCAACTCGAAGCCAACGTCGACAGCAGCTATGAAAGCAGCTCCCTCAACGCCGACCAGGACGTCGACCAAAGCGTGATCGTCGAAGAAGAAGACGCGCAAAGTGCTGACGATGCGGCCGAACCTGTAGACTCTCCAGAACAGTGA
- a CDS encoding NAD(P)H-dependent flavin oxidoreductase, with amino-acid sequence MSLPALLEQRLRLPVVAAPMFLISNPQLVLACCRNGVVGSFPALNQRESSGFKAWLEEIETGLAQLENPAPYAVNLIVHNSNPRLEADLAICVEHKVPIVITSLGAVKELVDAVHSYGGLVFHDVTTRRHAEKAAEAGVDGLIAVPAGAGGHAGTWSPFSLVAEIRQFFDKTLLLAGCLNHGHEILAAQLLGADLAYLGTRFIATAESHAPDAYKEMLLTSHAADIVHTAAVSGVPASFMRQSLENAGFDIKSLQGKGEINFGSKLKPLSDEAKAWKTVWSAGQGVGEINDLPSVDELVARLDAEYRKALEHAIQLRWPR; translated from the coding sequence ATGTCGCTGCCCGCTCTGCTAGAACAACGCCTGCGCCTGCCCGTTGTGGCTGCGCCGATGTTCCTGATTTCCAATCCACAGCTGGTCCTGGCGTGCTGCCGCAATGGCGTGGTCGGGAGTTTCCCGGCGCTGAACCAGCGCGAAAGCAGTGGTTTCAAAGCCTGGCTGGAGGAAATTGAAACGGGCCTGGCGCAGTTGGAGAATCCCGCACCCTATGCCGTCAATTTGATAGTGCACAACAGCAATCCGCGACTGGAGGCCGACCTGGCGATCTGCGTCGAGCACAAAGTGCCGATCGTGATCACCAGCCTCGGTGCAGTGAAAGAGTTGGTGGACGCCGTACACAGCTATGGCGGCCTGGTTTTCCATGACGTCACCACTCGGCGCCATGCCGAAAAAGCCGCTGAAGCCGGTGTGGATGGTTTGATCGCCGTGCCCGCTGGCGCCGGGGGACATGCCGGCACTTGGAGCCCCTTCTCGCTGGTTGCCGAGATTCGCCAATTCTTCGACAAAACCCTGCTGCTTGCCGGCTGCCTCAACCATGGGCACGAAATCCTCGCCGCCCAGTTGCTCGGCGCAGACCTGGCCTACCTCGGTACGCGCTTTATCGCGACCGCCGAAAGCCACGCACCTGATGCATATAAGGAGATGCTGCTCACATCGCACGCCGCCGACATCGTGCACACTGCGGCCGTCTCTGGCGTACCCGCAAGCTTTATGCGCCAGAGCCTGGAAAACGCCGGTTTCGACATCAAGTCCCTACAGGGCAAAGGCGAGATCAATTTCGGTTCCAAGCTCAAGCCCTTGAGCGACGAAGCCAAGGCCTGGAAGACTGTATGGTCTGCCGGCCAGGGCGTTGGTGAGATTAATGATTTGCCCAGCGTCGATGAACTCGTTGCCCGCCTGGATGCCGAATACCGCAAGGCACTCGAGCACGCGATACAATTGCGCTGGCCACGCTGA
- the hemJ gene encoding protoporphyrinogen oxidase HemJ has translation MLYLWVKAFHIVAIVCWFAGLFYLPRLFVYHAQSEDAVSKERFNVMERKLYRGIMGPAMIATLVFGIWLIALNPSIFQSGAWIHAKLTLVVFLIGYHHMCGAQVKRFARGENTRSHVFYRWFNEVPVLILLAIVILVVVKPF, from the coding sequence ATGCTTTATCTATGGGTCAAAGCCTTCCATATCGTCGCCATCGTGTGCTGGTTTGCCGGGCTGTTTTACCTGCCACGCCTGTTCGTCTACCACGCACAAAGCGAGGATGCGGTGAGCAAGGAGCGTTTCAACGTGATGGAGCGCAAGCTGTATCGCGGCATCATGGGGCCGGCGATGATTGCCACCCTGGTATTCGGCATCTGGCTGATTGCCCTGAACCCCAGCATTTTCCAATCGGGCGCCTGGATTCACGCCAAGCTCACCCTGGTGGTGTTCCTTATCGGCTACCACCACATGTGCGGTGCGCAGGTAAAACGTTTTGCCCGTGGCGAAAACACCCGCAGCCATGTCTTTTATCGCTGGTTCAATGAAGTCCCGGTTCTCATATTGCTGGCTATCGTAATTTTGGTCGTGGTCAAACCGTTCTAA
- the argC gene encoding N-acetyl-gamma-glutamyl-phosphate reductase, with translation MVKVGIVGGTGYTGVELLRLLAQHPQAEVVVITSRSEAGLAVADMYPNLRGHYDGLAFSVPDIKTLGDCDVVFFATPHGVAHALAGELLAAGTKVIDLSADFRLQDADEWAKWYGQPHGAPELLGEAVYGLPEVNREQIKQARLIAVPGCYPTATQLGFLPLLEAGLADASRLIADCKSGVSGAGRGAAVGSLYSETSESMKAYAVKGHRHLPEIRQGLRRAAGKDVGLTFVPHLTPMIRGIHSTLYATVVDRSVDLQALFEKRYANEPFVDVMPVGSHPETRSVRGANVCRIAVHRPQDGDLVVVLSVIDNLVKGASGQAVQNMNILFGLDEKLGLSHAGMLP, from the coding sequence ATGGTCAAGGTCGGTATCGTCGGCGGCACGGGTTACACCGGTGTCGAACTGCTGCGTCTGTTGGCTCAGCATCCGCAAGCTGAGGTGGTAGTCATCACTTCCCGATCCGAGGCCGGTCTGGCTGTGGCTGATATGTACCCGAACCTGCGGGGCCACTACGACGGCCTGGCCTTCAGCGTGCCGGACATCAAGACCCTCGGCGACTGTGACGTGGTGTTTTTTGCCACCCCTCACGGCGTTGCCCACGCGCTGGCCGGTGAGCTGCTGGCTGCGGGCACCAAGGTGATCGATCTGTCGGCGGATTTCCGTCTGCAGGACGCCGACGAGTGGGCCAAATGGTACGGTCAGCCTCATGGGGCACCGGAACTGTTGGGAGAGGCCGTGTACGGCCTGCCTGAAGTCAATCGTGAGCAGATCAAGCAAGCGCGCCTGATTGCCGTGCCGGGTTGCTATCCGACCGCGACGCAGTTGGGCTTCTTGCCATTGCTTGAAGCCGGGCTGGCGGATGCTTCGCGCCTGATCGCCGACTGCAAATCTGGCGTCAGCGGCGCCGGTCGTGGGGCAGCGGTGGGTTCGCTGTACTCCGAGACGTCGGAAAGCATGAAGGCCTACGCGGTAAAAGGGCATCGCCATCTGCCGGAAATCCGCCAGGGGCTGCGTCGCGCCGCCGGCAAGGACGTGGGGCTGACCTTTGTACCGCACCTGACGCCGATGATCCGTGGCATTCATTCCACGCTTTACGCAACCGTGGTTGATCGCTCGGTCGATCTGCAGGCGCTGTTTGAAAAGCGCTACGCCAACGAGCCGTTCGTCGATGTGATGCCGGTCGGCAGTCATCCGGAGACCCGCAGTGTGCGTGGCGCCAACGTCTGCCGTATCGCCGTGCACCGCCCACAAGATGGCGACTTGGTCGTGGTGCTGTCGGTGATCGATAATCTGGTCAAGGGCGCGTCGGGCCAGGCGGTGCAGAACATGAACATCCTGTTCGGCCTGGATGAAAAGCTGGGCTTGTCCCACGCAGGCATGCTGCCGTAA
- the erpA gene encoding iron-sulfur cluster insertion protein ErpA — MSVESFTPTALQFTHGAAHKVKSLVDEEGNDRLKLRVFVTGGGCSGFQYGFTFDEEVADDDTIVEREGVSLVVDPMSFQYLAGAEVDYQEGLEGSRFVIKNPNATTTCGCGSSFSI, encoded by the coding sequence ATGAGCGTTGAATCCTTCACCCCCACGGCTTTGCAATTCACCCACGGTGCTGCGCACAAGGTGAAGAGCCTGGTCGATGAAGAGGGTAATGATCGCTTGAAGCTGCGCGTATTCGTTACGGGCGGCGGTTGTTCAGGGTTTCAGTACGGTTTTACCTTCGATGAAGAAGTGGCCGATGATGACACCATTGTTGAGCGCGAAGGTGTGAGCCTGGTTGTGGACCCCATGAGTTTCCAATACTTGGCAGGCGCCGAGGTGGATTATCAGGAAGGTCTTGAGGGTTCACGTTTCGTGATCAAGAACCCTAATGCCACTACTACATGTGGTTGTGGGTCTTCGTTCTCGATCTGA